GCCTACGGCCTGGAGCCGGTGCTGGTCACCGCCTTGTTCGACAGTGAACAGCGCTCCAAGCGGCGCCTGGTGCAGTACGCGGAAATCCCCAGAGTGTTGCGGGACGCCGTGCTGGCCATCGAGGACCGCCGCTTCTTCGAGCATGGCGGGGTGAATTACTGGCGGCTGGCGCAGGCCGCGTTCATCGATGTGTGGGAAGGACATCGCCAGCAGGGCGGTTCCACGCTCACCATGCAGCTCTCCCGGCGTTTCTTTCTCACCCCGGAAAAGACCGTCAAGCGCAAGCTCACGGAGATCCTCATCACCTTTCTGCTCGAGCACCGCTTCACTAAGGAACAGATCTTCGAGCTCTACGCCAACGAGGTCTACATGGGGCAGCGCGGGTCGTTCGCCATCAACGGCTTCGGCGAGGCGGCGCGCTCCTACTTCAACAAAGACTTGCGCAGCCTGAACCTGCCGGAAGCTGCGCTGTTGGCGGGCCTGATCCAGCGTCCCAGCTATCTTTCTCCCTATAAGTATCCGGAGCGCGCGCAGGCGCGGCGCAACCTGGTGCTCGACGGCATGGTGGAAACCGGCGCCGTTACGCGCGAGGAAGCCGAGCGCGCCAAGGCGGCGCCCCTGAAGCTGGCGCCACCCAACGTGGAGGCCAGCGACGCTCCCTACTTCGTGGACCTGGTGAAGGATCAGTTGCTGGAGCGCTACAGCGAAAGCGACCTCAACGAGCGCGCCTTCCGCATCTACACCACGCTGGATCCGGAACTGCAGCGGTACGCCGCGGAGGCCGTCCAGCAGGGGCTGAAGGAAATCGACGCCGAACTCATCAAGAAGCGGACGCGCCGCGTCCCGGTGGGAAAGGGCAAGTTTGAAACACGCGTCCAGCCGGGTCCGATGCCGCAGGTGGCTCTGGTGGCTATGGACGCACACACCGGCGCCGTTCTGGCGCTGGTCGGCGGAAGGAACTACGGGACCAGCCAGTTGAATCACGTGGTCGCCAAGCGGCCGACCGGCTCCGTCTTCAAACCGTTTGTGTACGCGGCTGCGATCAACACCGCCGTGACCGGCCAGCAGCCGGTCGTGACCGCGGCTTCGCTCATCGACGACTCGCCGACTACTTTTCTTTACGGCGACCAGATCTACGAGCCGCGCAATTATCAGGAGAAGTACCACGGGATGGTCACCGCGCGCTACGCGTTGGCCCTTTCGCTGAACAACGCTACCGTCCGGCTGGCGGAGCAGATCGGCTATGACAAGGTGGCCGAACTGGCCCGTGCCGCCGGCATCAAGTCGGTAGTAGGCACGCCGGCCGCCGCCCTCGGAGCGTACGATGCCACGCCCCTGGAGATGGCGGGAGCCTACACTGTCTTCTCCAACCAGGGCGTTCACGTGACCCCGCGGCTGCTCAATGCGGTGCGCACGGGAACCGGCGAGCCCGTGGAAGAGTTTCAGTCCGAACGGAAGCCGGTACTGGACCCGCGCGTCGCCTATGTCATGACCAACATGATGGAGGTGGTCATCAACTCCGGCACTGCCGCTGGTGTACGCGCCCGCGGTTTCTCCGCCCCCGCGGCCGGCAAGACCGGCACGTCTCACGACGCCTGGTTTGCCGGTTACACCTCGGAGTTGCTTTGCATCGTCTGGGTCGGTTTCGACGACTACAGCGACCTTCGCATGAGTGGGGGAACCACCGCTGCGCCTATCTGGGCCGAGTTCATGAAGAAGGCGGTCCTTCACCCGCAGTACGGCCGCTCCCGCTCCTTCTCTCCGCCCACGGGCATCGTGGGCGTGCAGATCGACAAGGCCACGAATCTGCTGGCCACCCCAGCCTGCCCCGACACCTACTTCGCCACGTTTATCGCCGGCACCGAGCCGCAGGATACGTGCGAACACGGTTCCGGGCTGAAAGGCCTGGCCCAGCGGCTTCTGGGCCTCGATGGGCACCCGACGCCGCCGGCAGTGGTGTCTAATCCTGGGACTAGCCCGCCCGCGGGGGCTGGTTCGCAGCCCGCGGGACAGACGGCCGCAAGCGATGGAACGGTTCCCGCAAAGAAGAAGAGCTTTTTGGGAAGGGTTGTAGGCATTTTCAAGGACGAAAAAAAAGAAGCGCGCGCCGCTCCCGGCCAGCCGGAAACCCCACCCAGCCAGGGCGCCGGCAACCGCGCTCCGCAGTAGGAGGTAGTCATGACTCGAGCATCCTGGCTCATGGCTCTGTGCGTTCTCTGGTTCAGCTTTCCGCTCGCCGCGCAAATCCCCGAACCGCTTGTTCCCCCGCTCGACCAGGATCAGACAGCCACCACCCCGACCGAGCTTCGCCGCGCCGAGCCTCCTCCGCGCGACTGGACGGCCGCGCAACTGGAAAAGCGCGGCGACGAACTGCGCGCCACCAAGGTCTATGCCGATTCCATCGACTACTACCAGGCGGCGCTCAAGAAGCAATCCAGCGCCGTGCTCTACAACAAGATGGGCCTGGCGGAGTTGGCGATGCTGCGCTACGACCGTGCCAAAAAGAACTTCGAAAAAGCGGTCAAGATGAATCCGCAGTACCCGGAGGCCCTGAACAATCTGGGCGCCGTTTATTACATCCGCAAGAGCTACGGACGGGCTATCAAACAGTACAAGAAGGCGATCGAGGCCAGCCCCAACTGGGCCAGCTTCCACAGCAATCTGGGGACCGCTTATTTCGCGCGCAAGGAGTACGACAAGGCTACCGTGGAATACCTGCGCGCTCTGGAACTGGACCCGGAGATCTTCGAGCGGCGCTCGACTATGGGCGTCTCCGCCCACCTGACCACCTCCACGGATCGTGCGCGTTATTCCTACGTGATCGCCAAGATGTACGCCCACATCGGCGACACCGAACGCAGTCTCCTCTATCTGAAGAAGGCCATGGAACAGGGTTATAAGGACATTAACGACGTTTACAAGGACGAAGAGTTCGCCACCGTACGCAAGGACCCTCGCTTCACCGAGCTGATGGCTGCGCCTCCCCCCGCCATCCCGAATTGAAGGTTCGGCGATGGCGCTGGGGTTAGCTATCCGGCTGCCACTCATGGCGCTCTTGGTGATGGCTGGCGCCGCGGACCTTGACATGGATTCGCTTGGCGCGGCGTCAATCCAGGGAGGACACCAGATGTCTTTCTCCATCGAATCTCCAGCCTTCGCACCCGGCGGCGACATCCCGCGCAAGCACACCTGCGACGGTCCTGACGTCTCCCCGGCCCTGCGCTGGAACGAGCCTCCGGCGGGCACCAAGGGTTTCGCGTTGATAGCCGACGACCCCGATGCTCCCGTAGGCACCTGGGTACATTGGGTCGTCTATGATCTCCCGGCGGCCACGCGCGAGTTGCCTGAAGGCGTTGTCAAGCAGAAAGATGTTCCGGGAGGAGGCCGTCAGGGAACGAACGATTTCCGCCGCCTCGGTTACGGCGGACCGTGCCCTCCGCCCGGCAAGCCTCATCGTTACTTCTTCAAGCTCTATGCGCTCAGCACCGCGCTGGGCCTGGAGCCCGGCGCGACCAAGGTCGACGTCGAGCGCGCGATGAAGGGGAGGGTGCTGGCCGAAGCGAGCCTGATGGGTCGCTACCGGCGCTAGCTCATCGCGCGGGCAGCCGCACCTCGAAGGTCTTGGAGAGCGCTCGCGTGCGGCCCTCGGCGTCCTGCACGCCTACCTTGGCCCGGAAGCTCTGGCGGGAGCTGGCTTTTGCCGCATCCAGTACCAGCCTGACCATGCCATCTTCCGGCGTAGGACACTGCGTTTCGCTGCGTACCTCCTTCAGCGTGTTGTCCGCACCTTGCGGCCTGAACACTATGTAAACCGGACCGCGGGCGTTTCGACAATGCAGCGAGATCTTCAGATCCAGAGTGTCCGGATTCGCACTCGCGCTGACTTCCGTGTCGCCGAGGAAAACCAAGAGCGGCGCCGGCCCGCCGGGAGATGCGGCTGCGTCTGGCCAGCGCTGTTCGAACTCGGCCAGCGCTTCCTCGGAGGCGCGCAGGCTGTGCTGCCCACGTGTCTCCCAGCGGGGGTGACTGGAAAAAAACGCCAGCGGCTTCGGCGTCTCTCCGCGGGCCTGCCGCAACAGTTGTTGCAGGGCGAACATGGAGTCGGGATGGTAGCCGGCAGCGGCCATCAGCATCATGCCCGTGGCATCGGCGCGGTGCTCACGGTCGCGCAGCACCTTGCCGAACACATAGGGCAAAGCCAGGTGCAGCCCTTTTAAGGCGAGGTTGGGATGGCGGAGGATCACGTGCGCGACCTCGTGGGAAAGAACGGCCGCCCACAAACCGCGATCCTCATTCAGCAGCCGCGCCAGGCCGCCGGCAACCCACACCCGCCCTTTGGCGTCGGAGTACGCGTTGATGCTCTCGTTCTCGAGGATGGCAAAGCGCCAGTCCAGCTTGGCTTCCGCCACCAGCGGCGTGCCGACCAGGTGACGGAACACGGCGGTTCCCATTACCAGCTGCGGCCGCAGGTCCGGATCCAAGGCCGCTGCATCAGCGTCCTTTTGCTCAGCCCACGCCAGGCTGCCTGGGGACAGACAGAACCCGACCACCACCAGTTGCAGCCAGACGAATCGCCTTGTCGGGTGAGGTTTCACGCTTCGCCCCAGAAGACGAGGGAAGCATATGCCATAACCCGTTTAACTGCAATTGGTTACGGGTAATCTCGTTTGGTTACGACGAGCGTTACTTTGGGCACCTTTACGCTGCATGCGACCCCGGGTAACGTCGAGAGTGCAACAGGCCGCGCAAGCGGAGAGGTTGGGCTTTGAACAAGAACCCCCAGGACGTTTCCGTTATCGTCTACCCGGATCAGCCGAAAGCGGGCTGGGTTCCGCCGCGGCCGAAGCCGTCGCTGATTCGTCCGGTCAGCGGCATGTTGGCCATGGCCGGTGCGACCGCCAGTTCCACCGGTTTCTCTTCCAGCGTTGCGACCGGAAGTATTCCGGTCATCGACCTGGATTCGGCCCGCCGCATCTATCGCAGCATCAAAGGATTCCGTATCCTGTTTGCCTTGGTCACCGTGACGGTTCCGGTGTCCTTCTTCCTCTTCGTGGCCCTCGGAGCCGGATGGCTGCGCGCGGAATTCTTCGAAGGAACGCTGATTCTGGCCTACGCCACCGCGATT
This genomic stretch from Terriglobales bacterium harbors:
- a CDS encoding PBP1A family penicillin-binding protein; this translates as MATRTKIPPRSKRRVGSRTSRAFGRIPIPRSLPGRILLSIAVLVAVTGLSLFIWIYVKYDRMVDRRMSGQIFTNASKIYAAPRLVRVGDRLTAHDVASELRRAGYTSEGENSPVRMGSYRMLGDSIEIHPGAESYFAAQQGRIYFRGGQVSRIVVTRGDSRSDAAAYGLEPVLVTALFDSEQRSKRRLVQYAEIPRVLRDAVLAIEDRRFFEHGGVNYWRLAQAAFIDVWEGHRQQGGSTLTMQLSRRFFLTPEKTVKRKLTEILITFLLEHRFTKEQIFELYANEVYMGQRGSFAINGFGEAARSYFNKDLRSLNLPEAALLAGLIQRPSYLSPYKYPERAQARRNLVLDGMVETGAVTREEAERAKAAPLKLAPPNVEASDAPYFVDLVKDQLLERYSESDLNERAFRIYTTLDPELQRYAAEAVQQGLKEIDAELIKKRTRRVPVGKGKFETRVQPGPMPQVALVAMDAHTGAVLALVGGRNYGTSQLNHVVAKRPTGSVFKPFVYAAAINTAVTGQQPVVTAASLIDDSPTTFLYGDQIYEPRNYQEKYHGMVTARYALALSLNNATVRLAEQIGYDKVAELARAAGIKSVVGTPAAALGAYDATPLEMAGAYTVFSNQGVHVTPRLLNAVRTGTGEPVEEFQSERKPVLDPRVAYVMTNMMEVVINSGTAAGVRARGFSAPAAGKTGTSHDAWFAGYTSELLCIVWVGFDDYSDLRMSGGTTAAPIWAEFMKKAVLHPQYGRSRSFSPPTGIVGVQIDKATNLLATPACPDTYFATFIAGTEPQDTCEHGSGLKGLAQRLLGLDGHPTPPAVVSNPGTSPPAGAGSQPAGQTAASDGTVPAKKKSFLGRVVGIFKDEKKEARAAPGQPETPPSQGAGNRAPQ
- a CDS encoding tetratricopeptide repeat protein; amino-acid sequence: MTRASWLMALCVLWFSFPLAAQIPEPLVPPLDQDQTATTPTELRRAEPPPRDWTAAQLEKRGDELRATKVYADSIDYYQAALKKQSSAVLYNKMGLAELAMLRYDRAKKNFEKAVKMNPQYPEALNNLGAVYYIRKSYGRAIKQYKKAIEASPNWASFHSNLGTAYFARKEYDKATVEYLRALELDPEIFERRSTMGVSAHLTTSTDRARYSYVIAKMYAHIGDTERSLLYLKKAMEQGYKDINDVYKDEEFATVRKDPRFTELMAAPPPAIPN
- a CDS encoding YbhB/YbcL family Raf kinase inhibitor-like protein, yielding MALLVMAGAADLDMDSLGAASIQGGHQMSFSIESPAFAPGGDIPRKHTCDGPDVSPALRWNEPPAGTKGFALIADDPDAPVGTWVHWVVYDLPAATRELPEGVVKQKDVPGGGRQGTNDFRRLGYGGPCPPPGKPHRYFFKLYALSTALGLEPGATKVDVERAMKGRVLAEASLMGRYRR
- a CDS encoding M48 family metallopeptidase, translating into MFRHLVGTPLVAEAKLDWRFAILENESINAYSDAKGRVWVAGGLARLLNEDRGLWAAVLSHEVAHVILRHPNLALKGLHLALPYVFGKVLRDREHRADATGMMLMAAAGYHPDSMFALQQLLRQARGETPKPLAFFSSHPRWETRGQHSLRASEEALAEFEQRWPDAAASPGGPAPLLVFLGDTEVSASANPDTLDLKISLHCRNARGPVYIVFRPQGADNTLKEVRSETQCPTPEDGMVRLVLDAAKASSRQSFRAKVGVQDAEGRTRALSKTFEVRLPAR